The genome window AAGGACTGGATGGGAAGTATCTGCAAAAATTCATGTGGACGTGGAAACCTCACTACTACACCAGCGGCTTCTCGTTCTACAACTATCCCTATACCTTCGGCCTGCTCTTTGCCACAGGTTTGTATGCCATCTACCAGAAACGCGGCGCGGAGTTCGTACCGGAGTACAAGAAACTGCTCGCGTCCACGGGCGAAGCGCGCGCGGCGGAACTCGCCGACCAGTTCGGCATCAACATCCGCACCAAAAAATTCTGGACAGACAGCCTTGCCATCATCGGCAGGCGTGTGGACCGCTACTGCCAGTTGTAAATGAAACTGTAGATCATGCTTGCAGCGTGACAAGTTCCATCAGCGCTTCGTCACGCTGCAAGCGTAACCTACAAACCAATTGAGGAGAGAGATGAAAAAACGCAAAACCCTTTTAGCGGTATCGATCCTTTTGCTTACCGCCCTTGCCTGCAATGTCGTTTCACCGCAGGCGGAATCGCCCGCGCCGCCCGCCCAACCGCAAAACAACACCATCCTGCAGTCTGAAGACGAAGCTCCGCGCATCAGCGTGCAGGATTCGAAAGCCGCGCTTGACGCCGGCCAGGCCGTCATCGTCGATGTGCGCAGCGCGGAATCCTACGCCGCAAACCATGTTGCAGGCGCCATTTCGATTCCCCTGCAAAATTTCGAGAACAACATCAACAACCTTTCGCTCGAAAAAGACCAGTGGATCATCACCTATTGCACCTGACCGAACGAACATACGAGCGCCCGTGCGGCGTTCCTTCTGATCAACAACGGCTACACCAACGTCCAGGCCATGCTTGGCGGATTCGAAGCCTGGCTCAATGCAGGCTACCCCGCCCAACCGTAGATGAAAATCCTCTCGATTGACCATGTGCAAATCGCAATACCGCAGGGCGGGGAAGGGAAGGCCCGCGGGTTCTATATCAATGGGCTTGGTTTCATCGAAATACCAAAGCCGCCCGAACTCGCCAAACGCGGCGGCGCGTGGTTCCAGTCTGGAAATGTACAACTGCACCTCGGCGTCGAAGCGGATTTTCGCCCCGCGCGCAAGGCGCATCCCGCCTTCATCGTGGATGACCTTGAAGGCTTGATTGCAAAGATCCAGTCGGTTGGATCGGTTGGATACGAAACCGACACATCCCAGCCGCCGCTGGATGGATACAAACGCGCGCACGTCTTCGACCCATTTGGAAATCGCATCGAACTGATGGAAAAAATCAGATGACAAC of Anaerolineales bacterium contains these proteins:
- a CDS encoding rhodanese-like domain-containing protein → MKKRKTLLAVSILLLTALACNVVSPQAESPAPPAQPQNNTILQSEDEAPRISVQDSKAALDAGQAVIVDVRSAESYAANHVAGAISIPLQNFENNINNLSLEKDQWIITYCT